The following are from one region of the Marinomonas sp. CT5 genome:
- a CDS encoding amino acid ABC transporter ATP-binding protein: MTKLKNVEVPAAKLTNMNKWYGQFHALNNINLTVKPGERVVICGPSGSGKSTLIRCLNRLEEHQSGQIIVDGIELNNNLKNINQVRQEVGMVFQHFNLYPHLTVLENCILAPMHVRKQPKSVAMENAMTFLERVKISEQANKYPSQLSGGQQQRVAIARTLSMGPKTILFDEPTSALDPEMIKEVLDVMVSLVEENITMICVTHEMGFAKRVADRVIFMDAGEIIEEGPPDTFFNNPRSARTQQFLNQILGH; this comes from the coding sequence ATGACAAAACTTAAAAATGTAGAGGTTCCAGCGGCTAAATTAACGAATATGAATAAATGGTATGGACAATTCCATGCTTTAAACAATATCAACTTAACCGTAAAACCAGGTGAGCGAGTGGTGATTTGCGGCCCTTCTGGTTCAGGTAAATCAACACTGATTCGTTGCTTAAACCGATTAGAAGAGCATCAAAGCGGTCAAATTATCGTTGACGGTATTGAGTTAAATAACAACTTAAAAAACATAAACCAAGTACGTCAAGAGGTAGGGATGGTGTTCCAACACTTTAACTTATATCCACACCTGACCGTTCTTGAGAACTGCATACTTGCGCCTATGCATGTCAGAAAACAACCAAAAAGTGTTGCAATGGAAAATGCGATGACATTTCTCGAACGTGTGAAAATCAGTGAACAAGCGAATAAATACCCATCGCAATTGTCTGGCGGTCAGCAGCAGCGTGTTGCTATTGCTCGTACCTTGAGCATGGGACCAAAAACCATTCTTTTTGATGAACCGACTTCCGCTCTAGATCCAGAAATGATCAAAGAAGTATTGGATGTCATGGTGTCCCTTGTAGAAGAAAATATCACTATGATTTGCGTCACCCATGAAATGGGCTTCGCTAAACGCGTAGCAGACAGAGTTATCTTTATGGACGCTGGCGAAATCATCGAAGAAGGTCCACCTGATACTTTTTTCAATAACCCAAGATCAGCTAGAACTCAGCAATTCTTAAATCAAATTCTAGGTCATTAA
- a CDS encoding dual specificity protein phosphatase family protein, translated as MAFFSYEIDIERPTRWTLVDTPDKKKGHLALMGFPGLLIGADSHSYIDPGWLSSTFNKLYENNCRRFYTFAHPDDLPNSAYKQAQQAAISAGIHFQSLPIQDFGIPNLSIASEWKESLPEILSALARDELIALSCLSGIGRTGMMAADLLTYMGMNSKEAIQWVRQSKPEAIESTEQENWVGTKTP; from the coding sequence ATGGCATTTTTTTCTTACGAAATAGACATTGAACGACCAACTCGTTGGACGCTTGTTGACACGCCTGACAAGAAAAAAGGTCATCTTGCTCTAATGGGGTTTCCGGGCTTATTAATTGGAGCTGACAGCCATAGTTACATCGATCCTGGCTGGCTAAGCAGTACGTTCAACAAGCTGTATGAAAATAATTGCCGTAGGTTTTATACCTTCGCGCATCCTGATGACCTACCTAATAGTGCTTACAAACAGGCACAGCAAGCGGCTATTTCGGCAGGTATCCATTTTCAAAGTTTGCCTATTCAGGACTTCGGTATACCAAACCTTTCAATAGCAAGTGAATGGAAAGAAAGCTTGCCTGAAATATTATCTGCTTTGGCAAGAGACGAGCTTATTGCGTTGAGCTGCTTATCTGGAATTGGACGCACAGGAATGATGGCAGCGGATTTATTAACCTACATGGGGATGAATTCGAAAGAAGCCATTCAATGGGTTCGCCAATCAAAACCAGAAGCAATTGAATCCACAGAACAAGAAAACTGGGTTGGAACAAAAACGCCATAA
- a CDS encoding transporter substrate-binding domain-containing protein: protein MKNAAKLCAVATAFTITASQVQAGAVMDEIKANDEVICLVNPNSLGFSVPDSQGVFQGFNTEFCRMTAAAILGDADKASIRGIGFSDSMKTIVAQKAHMASRSITRTGTRDANPGMSFVVTTFYDGQGFMVPKKLGVKNASELSGATVCAEEGSTTLLNIADWFTDNNLQYKVENINDKSARMQAFFSGKCDVLASDLTALASDRQLAKTPSDYALLPNIISNEPLTLVARPDNAFETAIFWSFQVMLNAEHLGVTSKNIDQVVADLDNQPKAVKRLFGSDSAASEIATSLGLVEDWSYQIIKQVGNYGEVYDKHLGSHTTLNITREGTFNALVSNGGLLYPYPIR from the coding sequence ATGAAAAATGCAGCAAAACTATGCGCGGTTGCAACCGCATTCACGATTACAGCAAGTCAAGTTCAAGCGGGTGCTGTTATGGATGAAATCAAAGCGAATGATGAAGTCATTTGTTTAGTAAACCCTAACTCCCTAGGCTTTTCTGTACCAGACAGCCAAGGTGTATTCCAAGGATTTAATACAGAGTTTTGCCGTATGACTGCAGCAGCTATTTTGGGCGATGCAGACAAAGCTAGCATTCGAGGCATTGGCTTCTCTGACAGTATGAAAACCATTGTCGCGCAAAAAGCCCACATGGCTTCTCGTAGTATCACAAGAACAGGAACACGTGATGCGAATCCAGGTATGAGCTTTGTTGTGACGACTTTCTACGATGGCCAAGGTTTTATGGTTCCAAAAAAACTTGGTGTAAAAAACGCAAGTGAGTTAAGCGGAGCGACGGTATGTGCCGAAGAAGGATCGACCACGTTATTGAATATTGCAGATTGGTTCACTGATAACAACTTGCAATATAAAGTCGAAAACATCAATGACAAAAGTGCTCGCATGCAGGCGTTTTTCTCTGGCAAATGCGATGTTTTGGCGAGCGATTTAACGGCATTAGCATCGGATCGTCAGTTAGCTAAAACGCCAAGTGATTATGCTTTGTTGCCTAACATCATTTCTAACGAACCCCTAACATTGGTTGCTCGTCCTGATAATGCATTTGAAACGGCTATTTTCTGGTCTTTCCAAGTAATGCTAAACGCAGAACATTTGGGCGTGACATCAAAGAATATTGACCAAGTCGTTGCCGATTTAGATAACCAACCTAAAGCCGTAAAACGTTTGTTTGGTAGCGATTCCGCAGCTAGTGAAATAGCGACGTCTTTAGGGTTAGTTGAGGATTGGAGCTATCAGATCATCAAACAAGTAGGCAACTATGGGGAAGTTTACGACAAACATTTAGGTTCGCACACTACATTGAATATCACTCGTGAAGGTACCTTTAATGCGTTAGTGAGTAATGGTGGCTTGTTGTACCCTTATCCTATTCGTTAA